The Bubalus bubalis isolate 160015118507 breed Murrah chromosome 18, NDDB_SH_1, whole genome shotgun sequence genome contains a region encoding:
- the NPHS1 gene encoding nephrin, giving the protein MDTADTKDRGPGMALSTHFKAALLLLGLLRTGLTQVPILASAPRGFWALPENLTVVEGAVAELRCGVRAPGSTVQWAKDGLLLGPDPRIPSFPRYRLEGDPAKGEFHLHIEACDLSDDAEYECQVGRSETGPELVSPRVILSILVPPKVLQLTPEAGSTVTWVAGQEYMVSCVSGDAKPAPDITFLLSGQTISSISANVNEGSQQKLFTTEATARVTPQSSDNGQLLVCEGSSPALDIPIKASFTMNVLFPPGPPVIEWPGLDEGQVRAGQSLELSCTARGGNPLATLQWLKNGQPVSTAWGTEHAQAVARSLLVMIVRPEDHGARLSCEAYNSVSSGIQERGVTLQVTFPPSAITILGSASQSENKNVTLSCITKSSRPRVLLRWWLGWRQLQPSEETVMDGLHGGHISMSNLTFLARREDNGLTLTCEAFSEAFTKETFKKSLTLNVKYPAQKLWIEGPPEGQRLRAGNRVRLVCLAIGGNPDPSLTWYKDSRTVTEPRPPQEPRRVQLGSVEKSGSIFSRELVLITGPSDNQAKFTCKAGQLSASTQLVVQFPPTNVTILANASTLRPGDALNLTCVSVSSNPPVNLSWDKEGERLEGVAAQPRRAPFKGSAAARSVLLRLSSRDHGHRVTCSAHSTELRETVSAFYRLNVLYPPEFLGEQVLVVTAVEQGEALLPVSVSANPAPEAFNWTFRGYRLSPAGGPRHRILSGGALQLWNVTRADDGLYQLHCQNSEGTAEALVRLDVQYAPTIRALQDPTEVNVGDSVDIVCTVDANPILPEMFNWERLGEEGEDQSLDDMEKMSKGSTGRLRIHHAKLTQAGAYQCIVDNGVAPPARGLVRLVVRFAPHVEHPAPLTKVAAAGDSTSSATLHCRARGVPNIVFTWTKNGVPLDLQDPRYTEHTYHQGGVHSSLLTIANVSAAQDYALFTCIATNPLGSDHTNIQLVSISRPDPPSGLKAVSMTPYSVGLEWKPGFDGGLPQGFQIRYEALETPGFLYMDVLPPQATTFTLTGLQPSTRYRVWLLASNALGDSGLADKGSQISITTPGLDQPSREPDYQLPTEQPAGPSEMPLLPVLLAVGGLLLLSNASCVGGFLWQRRLKRLAEGISEKTETGSEEDRVRNEYEESQWTGDRDTRSSTVSTTDVEPYYHSMRDFSPQLPPMMEEVSYPRGLRALEEENMAFPGHLYDEVERVYAPSRAWGPLYDEVQMDSCDFRWPGDRYEDARGIYDQVAGDLDPVEPDAIPFELRGHLV; this is encoded by the exons ATGGATACGGCGGACACCAAAGATAGAGGACCTGGGATGGCCCTGAGCACCCACTTCAAGGCTGCACTACTGCTCCTGGGGCTTCTGAGGACAG GCCTGACCCAGGTGCCAATCCTGGCCTCAGCCCCCCGAGGCTTCTGGGCTCTGCCCGAAAACTTGACAGTGGTGGAGGGGGCTGTTGCTGAACTGCGGTGCGGGGTCCGCGCCCCTGGCAGCACAGTGCAATGGGCCAAAGACGGGCTGCTCCTCGGCCCTGATCCTAGGATCCCCAGTTTCCCGCGGTATCGCCTGGAGGGAGACCCTGCTAAAG GTGAATTCCACCTGCATATTGAAGCGTGTGACCTCAGCGATGATGCAGAGTATGAGTGCCAGGTCGGCCGCTCAGAGACAGGCCCTGAGCTCGTGTCTCCCAGAGTGATCCTCTCCATCCTGG TGCCCCCCAAGGTGCTTCAGCTGACCCCTGAAGCAGGGAGCACAGTCACATGGGTAGCTGGGCAGGAGTACATGGTCAGCTGTGTGTCTGGGGACGCCAAGCCAGCACCTGACATCACCTTTCTCTTGA GTGGACAAACAATTTCCAGTATCTCTGCTAATGTGAATGAGGGGTCCCAGCAGAAACTCTTCACCACGGAGGCCACAGCCAG GGTGACACCCCAGAGCTCAGATAATGGGCAGTTACTGGTCTGTGAAGGATCCAGCCCAGCTTTGGATATCCCTATCAAGGCGTCATTCACCATGAATGTTCTGT TCCCCCCAGGGCCGCCTGTCATCGAATGGCCAGGCCTGGACGAGGGGCAGGTGAGGGCAGGGCAGAGCTTGGAGCTGTCGTGCACGGCCCGAGGGGGGAATCCGCTAGCCACACTGCAGTGGCTGAAG AATGGCCAGCCCGTGTCCACAGCGTGGGGCACAGAACATGCTCAGGCGGTGGCCCGCAGCCTCTTAGTGATGATCGTGAGGCCGGAAGACCATGGGGCGAGGCTCAGCTGCGAGGCCTACAACAGCGTATCTTCAGGGATCCAGGAACGTGGGGTCACACTGCAGGTCACCT TTCCCCCCAGCGCCATTACTATCTTGGGATCTGCGTCCCAGTCTGAGAACAAGAACGTGACACTCTCCTGCATCACCAAGTCCAGTCGCCCGCGGGTCCTCCTGCGATGGTGGCTGGGCTGGCGGCAGCTGCAGCCCAGCGAGGAGACGGTCATGGAC GGCCTGCATGGTGGCCACATCTCCATGTCTAACCTGACATTCCTGGCGCGACGGGAGGACAACGGTCTGACCCTCACGTGTGAGGCCTTTAGCGAGGCTTTCACCAAAGAGACCTTCAAGAAGTCGCTTACCCTAAATGTGAAAT ATCCTGCCCAGAAGCTGTGGATTGAGGGCCCCCCAGAGGGGCAGCGCCTCCGGGCTGGGAACCGGGTGAGGCTGGTGTGTTTGGCCATTGGAGGCAACCCAGACCCTTCCCTCACCTGGTACAAG GACTCGCGCACCGTGACCGAACCGCGGCCGCCCCAGGAACCACGGCGGGTACAGCTGGGAAGTGTGGAGAAGTCGGGGAGCATCTTCTCCCGAGAGCTGGTGCTGATCACGGGTCCGTCGGACAACCAGGCCAAGTTCACGTGCAAAGCCGGCCAGCTCAGCGCGTCCACGCAGCTCGTGGTGCAGT TCCCCCCGACGAATGTGACGATCCTGGCCAATGCGTCGACGCTACGCCCCGGGGATGCCTTAAACTTGACGTGCGTCAGCGTTAGCAGCAACCCTCCAGTCAACTTGTCGTGGGACAAGGAGGGGGAGAG GCTGGAAGGTGTGGCCGCCCAGCCCCGCCGGGCTCCATTCAAAGGTTCCGCCGCCGCTAGGAGCGTCCTTCTGAGACTCTCATCCCGTGACCACGGCCACCGCGTGACCTGTAGCGCCCACAGCACCGAGCTGCGGGAAACCGTGAGCGCCTTCTACCGCCTCAACGTGCTGT ACCCTCCAGAGTTCCTGGGGGAGCAGGTGCTTGTGGTGACCGCGGTGGAGCAGGGCGAGGCACTGCTGCCCGTCTCCGTGTCTGCCAACCCCGCCCCGGAGGCCTTCAACTGGACCTTCCGCGGCTACCGACTCAGCCCAG CTGGTGGCCCTCGGCATCGTATCCTGTCTGGTGGAGCGCTGCAGCTATGGAATGTGACCCGCGCTGACGATGGCCTTTACCAGTTGCACTGTCAGAACTCGGAGGGCACGGCGGAAGCTCTCGTGAGACTGGATGTACAAT ATGCTCCCACCATCCGAGCTCTCCAAGACCCCACTGAGGTGAATGTTGGGGATTCTGTGGACATAGTCTGCACTGTGGATGCCAATCCCATCCTTCCTGAGATGTTCAACTGGGAGAGGCTG ggagaagaaggggaggaccaGAGTCTGGATGACATGGAGAAGATGTCAAAGGGATCCACAGGGCGTCTTCGTATTCACCATGCCAAGCTGACCCAGGCTGGTGCTTACCAATGCATTGTGGACAATGGGGTGGCACCTCCAGCCCGAGGGCTGGTCCGTCTTGTTGTCAGAT TTGCCCCCCATGTGGAGCATCCCGCTCCCCTAACAAAAGTGGCTGCAGCTGGGGACAGCACTAGTTCTGCTACCCTTCACTGTCGTGCCCGAGGCGTCCCCAACATCGTCTTCACTTGGACCAAGAACGGGGTCCCTCTGGATCTCCAGGATCCAAG GTACACAGAGCACACATACCACCAGGGTGGCGTCCACAGCAGCCTTCTGACCATTGCCAACGTGTCTGCAGCCCAGGACTATGCCCTCTTCACATGCATAGCCACCAACCCCCTCGGCTCGGACCACACCAACATTCAACTCGTCAGCATCA GCCGCCCTGATCCGCCATCAGGACTGAAGGCTGTGAGCATGACCCCATATTCAGTGGGCCTGGAgtggaagcctggctttgatGGCGGCTTGCCACAGGGGTTCCAAATCAG GTATGAGGCTCTGGAGACTCCAGGGTTCCTCTACATGGATGTCCTACCACCCCAGGCCACCACCTTCACACTGACCGGGCTGCAGCCTTCTACACGATACAGGGTCTGGTTGCTGGCCAGCAATGCCCTGGGTGACAGCGGACTAGCTGACAAAGGGTCCCAGATCTCGATCACCACCCCAG GTCTAGACCAACCTTCTCGAGAACCCGACTACCAGCTACCCACAGAGCAGCCTGCAG GACCCTCGGAGATGCCCTTGCTGCCTGTGCTGCTTGCTGTTGGAGGTCTTTTGCTGCTTTCTAATGCCTCCTGTGTCGGGGGATTCCTCTGGCAGCGGAGACTGAAGCGTCTTGCTGAGG GCATTTCTGAGAAGACAGAGACAGG GTCAGAGGAAGACCGCGTCAGGAATGAATATGAGGAGAGCCAGTGGACTGGAGATCGGGACACTCGAAGCTCCACG GTTAGCACAACAGATGTAGAGCCATATTACCACTCCATGAGGGACTTCAGCCCCCAGCTGCCCCCCATGATGGAGGAGGTGTCTTATCCCCGAG GTCTCAGGGCTCTTGAGGAGGAGAATATGGCCTTTCCTGGGCACCTGTATGATGAGGTGGAAAGAGTGTATGCTCCATCTCGGGCCTGGGGACCCCTCTACGATGAAGTACAAATG GACTCCTGTGATTTCCGCTGGCCTGGGGACAGATATGAGGATGCAAGAGGAATTTATGATCAGGTGGCAGGAGATCTGGACCCTGTGGAACCCGATGCTATACCCTTTGAGCTGAGGGGACATCTGGTGTGA